CTCCAAATTCTGGACCTGACGATGGACGAACTCCGGAATCCCTAGGCCCTTCGCTGGCCCGCACTCCGGATTCCGTCGTATGCTCTGGCCATGACGGACTCCAAACAAATAGTGGTTGGCTATGACGGTTCCACGGAAGCGAAGCAGGCCGTAACGTGGGCTGCCCGCCAGGCCGTGCTGCGCGGGTGCCATCTTCACCTGATCCACTGCTCGCTCTGGATCCTTGTGACCTCCGACCTTGGCCCGGTTCCCGGCGTCGCTGACAGCGGGCTGGAACGGGCCGCCGAACGAGTCCTTGAAGAGGGCCTGGCGGTGGTGAAAGAAGCCGAACCTTCCGTGGATGTGACCACCACCCTCCTTCACGGCATGCCTCGGGACCACATGGGCAAACTGTCCGTGGGCGCGGAGATGCTGGTGCTGGGGAGCCGCGGACTCGGCGGGTTCCTTGGCTTGCTTGTGGGTTCTGTCAGCCTGGAGATGGCGGCCACCGCGTCCTGTCCGGTGGCCGTGATCAGGTCCGTTGACCACCCGGATGGCCCCGTTGTGGTGGCTATCGACGACGCCGGCTCGCCCGAAGCGCTCGAGGACGCATGCACCATGGCATCAGTGACAGGAGCGGACCTAAAGGTAGTCCATGTGGTTCCCGAGCCTGCTGGCTTGCGGCGGTTGCGCGACCCGATCGACGCCTACCCGGCGGCCGAGGCCGTCGTGGATTCCGCCGTCCGCAAGGCACGTGAACTGGCACCCCAAACCACTGTGACCGGAGAACTGCAGGTTAACCACTCAGTTCCCCGGGCCATCCTGCAAGCGGCGCCGGATGCCCGGATAGTGGTGGTTGGCACCAAAGGGCGCGGCCTCATCAAGGGGACCATCGGCTCCACTGCACACGCAGTCCTGCATCATGCTCCCGGCCCGGTCCTGGTGTCGCGGCGGAACGCCGGCTAGGACTTACCCGTCCGTGAAATCCCCGGCGTCCCTGCGGAAGGTTCCCAGTACGCGGATGAGGTGATCGACGTCGTCGTCGGTAAAGCCCGACTTGCCGAAGACCTCGGCGTTCAGTGCCGCCGTCGCCCTTTTCGCCAGCGTCCGGCCTTCTGCGGTGAGTTCAATCAGCGTGGTGCGGCCGTCGGTGGGATGCGGCGACCGCGCCACGAGCGCGGCCTTCTCCAAACGGTCGACGGCGTTTGTCACCGACGTGGGATGCACCTGCAGCAGCGCGCTCGCTTTGTTCATGGGCAGCGCGCCGCTGCGGGCGAAGCTGAGGAGTGCCAGTAGCTCGTACCGCGCGAAGGTCAGGCCGAAGGGCTTGAGGACCGTCTCGATGCGTGCGAGCAGTATCTGCTGGGTCCGCATGATGGCGGTGATGGCTGCCATGGGCGCCGCGACGTCGCCCCAGCCGTGCCGTTCCCAGTTGCGTTGGGCGTCGGCGATGGGATCGCGGGGGAGTGGATTGCCCATGGTCCTCCTTCAAGCTCTGAGAGGCTAATCTTTCAGGTTCGGGAATTCTTCCTCCGTGTATTCAACCCCAAGACCTGCCGGGAGCGGACCGTCACTGTGCCTGGCCACCTCCGTGCCGCGCAACTCCACGCGGCGGATCTTGCCGGAGATGGTTTTTGGCAGCTCGCCGAATTCAAGCCGCCGGATGCGCTTGAACGGTGCCAGGTGTTCGCGGCAGTACCGAAGGATATCTTCGGCGATCTCCGGTCCCGGCTGGTAGCCCGCGGCAAGGACCACGAACGCTTTGGGGACAGACAGCTTGACCGCGTCAGGGGACGGAACGACGGCGGCCTCCGCCACTGCGGGGTGCTCGATCAGGACGCTTTCAAGCTCGAAGGGTGAAAGCCGGTAGTCCGAGGACTTGAAGACATCGTCGTCCCTGCCGACGTAGGTGATGACGCCGGCCTCGTCCCGGCTGGCCATGTCGCCGGTGTGGTAATAACCGTCCCGGAAGGCCTCCGCGGTTTTTGCTTCGTCGCCGAAGTAGCCCTTCATGAGCCCCACGGGCCGGGGGTCCAAACGCAAGCAGAGCTCGCCGTCGTTGGCTTCCTGCCCTGTGAACGGGTCCACCAGAACGACGT
The Paenarthrobacter ureafaciens genome window above contains:
- a CDS encoding MarR family winged helix-turn-helix transcriptional regulator, which translates into the protein MGNPLPRDPIADAQRNWERHGWGDVAAPMAAITAIMRTQQILLARIETVLKPFGLTFARYELLALLSFARSGALPMNKASALLQVHPTSVTNAVDRLEKAALVARSPHPTDGRTTLIELTAEGRTLAKRATAALNAEVFGKSGFTDDDVDHLIRVLGTFRRDAGDFTDG
- a CDS encoding universal stress protein, which gives rise to MTDSKQIVVGYDGSTEAKQAVTWAARQAVLRGCHLHLIHCSLWILVTSDLGPVPGVADSGLERAAERVLEEGLAVVKEAEPSVDVTTTLLHGMPRDHMGKLSVGAEMLVLGSRGLGGFLGLLVGSVSLEMAATASCPVAVIRSVDHPDGPVVVAIDDAGSPEALEDACTMASVTGADLKVVHVVPEPAGLRRLRDPIDAYPAAEAVVDSAVRKARELAPQTTVTGELQVNHSVPRAILQAAPDARIVVVGTKGRGLIKGTIGSTAHAVLHHAPGPVLVSRRNAG